In Antechinus flavipes isolate AdamAnt ecotype Samford, QLD, Australia chromosome 3, AdamAnt_v2, whole genome shotgun sequence, a genomic segment contains:
- the GET1 gene encoding guided entry of tail-anchored proteins factor 1 isoform X1, translating to MTLEEREGCVWLLVLSSVFVCNLLKLLLPSFSSVISKLLQKDVDQESQMRAEIQTMKQDLSAISMMDEFARYARLERKINKMTDKLKTHVKARTAQLAKIKWVINIVFYILQALLMISLIWKYYSDPVTVLPSKWIAPLERLVAFPTGVAGGVGITCWLVVCNKVVAIMLHPFS from the exons ATGACtttagaggagagagagggatgcGTTTGGCTACTCGTGCTTAgctctgtgtttgtgtgtaatCTACTTAagcttctcctcccctccttctcttccgtC ataTCCAAGCTGCTACAAAAGGATGTAGACCAAGAGTCCCAGATGAGAGCAGAAATACAAACCATGAAACAAGATCTTTCAGCTATTAGTATGATGGATGAATTTGCCAGATATGCCAGACTAGAAcgaaagattaataaaatgactGATAAGCTTAAAACTCATG TGAAAGCACGAACAGCTCAATTAGCCAAAATTAAATGGGTCATAAacattgttttttatatattgcaG gcTTTATTAATGATTTCACTTATTTGGAAATATTATTCGGATCCTGTGACTGTGCTACCAAGTAAATGGATAGCTCCATTAGAACGGTTAGTGGCATTTCCTACTGGAGTAGCAG gtGGTGTCGGAATTACTTGTTGGCTTGTCGTTTGTAATAAAGTTGTGGCTATCATGCTTCATCCTTTTAGCTGA
- the GET1 gene encoding guided entry of tail-anchored proteins factor 1 isoform X2, with amino-acid sequence MTLEEREGCVWLLVLSSVFVCNLLKLLLPSFSSVISKLLQKDVDQESQMRAEIQTMKQDLSAISMMDEFARYARLERKINKMTDKLKTHVKARTAQLAKIKWVINIVFYILQALLMISLIWKYYSDPVTVLPSKWIAPLERLVAFPTGVADFGPITDY; translated from the exons ATGACtttagaggagagagagggatgcGTTTGGCTACTCGTGCTTAgctctgtgtttgtgtgtaatCTACTTAagcttctcctcccctccttctcttccgtC ataTCCAAGCTGCTACAAAAGGATGTAGACCAAGAGTCCCAGATGAGAGCAGAAATACAAACCATGAAACAAGATCTTTCAGCTATTAGTATGATGGATGAATTTGCCAGATATGCCAGACTAGAAcgaaagattaataaaatgactGATAAGCTTAAAACTCATG TGAAAGCACGAACAGCTCAATTAGCCAAAATTAAATGGGTCATAAacattgttttttatatattgcaG gcTTTATTAATGATTTCACTTATTTGGAAATATTATTCGGATCCTGTGACTGTGCTACCAAGTAAATGGATAGCTCCATTAGAACGGTTAGTGGCATTTCCTACTGGAGTAGCAG